In the genome of Polaribacter atrinae, one region contains:
- the secA gene encoding preprotein translocase subunit SecA — translation MNILNSVIKLFVGDKQEKDLKILQPVVENVKKFEIEFSKLSNDGLRAKTIEFKQRIKTATKEFDTKITELEEEAKTANIDRQEDIYTEIDTLKDEAYKVSEDTLLKIMPEAFAIVKETAKRFVENEKVEVTASPFDRELSAERDNVTLEGDKAFWANSWDASGKPVTWDMVHYDVQLIGGSVLHQGKVAEMMTGEGKTLVSTLPVYLNALTGNGVHLVTVNDYLAKRDKAWMGPLFEFHGFTTDCIDYHQPNSDARRKAYNADITYGTNNEFGFDYLRDNMASSKDDLVQRAPNYAIIDEVDSVLIDDARTPLIISGPVPQGDRHEFNELKPLVSELVSKQKNHLVSVFAEAKKLIAEGNDKDGGFLLLRVYRGLPKNKALIKFLSQEGNKQILQKTENYYMQDNNKLMPQVDEDLWFVVEEKNNQIDLTDKGIADLSEKTANDNFFVLPDIGVKIGEIDNSESSKEEKTAQKEELYKDFSIKSERIHTMNQLLKAYTVFEKDVEYVVMDNKVMIVDEQTGRIMDGRRYSDGLHQAIEAKENVKIEDATQTFATVTLQNYFRMYRKLSGMTGTAITEAGELWEIYKLDVVEIPTNRPIQRDDKEDLIYKTAREKYNAVIEDIVKLVEQNRPVLVGTTSVEISELLGRMLQMRKIPHNILNAKLHKREADVVAQAGKPGIVTIATNMAGRGTDIKLSDEVKKSGGLAIIGTERHDSRRVDRQLRGRAGRQGDVGSTQFYVALDDNLMRLFGSDRIAKMMDRMGLKEGEVIQHSMITKSIERAQKKVEENNFGIRKRLLEYDDIMNAQREFVYKRRRHALDGKHLQVDIANMIYDTCESITRTNKAAKNFHNFEFELIKFSSMTSPFTEAEFDKLSEKEITDKLYDLVTEHYKNKIERNAVLAFPVIKDVFENEGDRYERIVVPFTDGTKSLQVVTNLKEAYESEGKSLITDFEKNITLAIIDENWKDHLRKMDDLKQSVQNASYEQKDPLLIYKFEAFELFKTTVDQINREVLSFLFKGELPSQDANQISEARQQKRESLNTSKADVQNSTEQAIQSSRQKPSEPVETIVREQPKVGRNERVTIKNVMSGQEKEVKFKQAIPLIEKGEWVVVNK, via the coding sequence TATAGATCGTCAAGAAGATATTTATACAGAAATAGATACTTTAAAAGATGAAGCATATAAAGTTTCTGAAGATACTTTACTTAAGATTATGCCAGAAGCATTTGCTATAGTAAAAGAAACCGCAAAACGTTTTGTAGAAAATGAAAAGGTAGAAGTTACAGCTTCTCCTTTTGATAGAGAATTATCTGCAGAAAGAGACAATGTTACTTTAGAAGGAGATAAGGCATTTTGGGCTAATTCTTGGGATGCCTCTGGTAAACCTGTTACTTGGGACATGGTTCATTACGATGTACAATTAATTGGTGGTTCTGTTTTACATCAAGGTAAAGTTGCAGAAATGATGACAGGTGAGGGAAAAACATTAGTTTCTACCCTACCCGTTTACTTAAATGCACTTACCGGAAATGGAGTTCATTTAGTAACTGTAAATGATTATTTAGCAAAACGTGATAAAGCGTGGATGGGACCTCTTTTTGAGTTTCATGGTTTTACAACAGATTGTATAGATTACCATCAACCAAATTCTGATGCACGTAGAAAAGCTTATAACGCAGACATTACATACGGAACAAATAACGAGTTTGGTTTCGATTATTTACGTGATAATATGGCTAGCTCTAAAGATGATTTAGTTCAAAGAGCCCCTAACTATGCTATTATTGATGAAGTAGATTCTGTTTTAATTGATGATGCTAGAACTCCTTTAATTATTTCTGGACCAGTACCACAAGGAGACAGACATGAGTTTAACGAATTAAAACCTTTAGTATCAGAATTAGTTTCTAAACAAAAAAACCATTTAGTAAGTGTCTTTGCAGAAGCTAAAAAATTAATTGCAGAAGGTAATGATAAAGATGGTGGATTCTTATTATTAAGAGTTTACAGAGGTTTACCTAAAAATAAAGCATTAATCAAGTTTTTATCTCAAGAAGGAAATAAACAAATCTTGCAGAAAACAGAAAACTACTACATGCAAGATAACAACAAGTTAATGCCACAAGTAGATGAAGACTTATGGTTTGTTGTTGAAGAAAAAAATAATCAAATTGATTTAACAGACAAAGGAATTGCAGATTTATCAGAAAAAACTGCAAATGACAACTTCTTTGTATTACCAGATATTGGAGTTAAAATTGGTGAAATAGATAATTCTGAAAGTAGTAAAGAAGAAAAAACTGCTCAAAAAGAAGAACTATATAAAGACTTTAGCATCAAAAGTGAACGTATTCATACAATGAATCAACTTTTAAAAGCATACACTGTTTTTGAAAAAGATGTTGAGTATGTTGTTATGGATAACAAGGTAATGATTGTTGATGAACAAACAGGTCGTATTATGGACGGTCGTCGTTATTCAGACGGATTACACCAAGCAATTGAAGCAAAAGAAAATGTAAAAATTGAAGATGCTACTCAAACTTTTGCTACTGTAACTTTACAGAATTACTTTAGAATGTACAGAAAACTGTCTGGTATGACAGGTACTGCAATTACAGAAGCTGGTGAGTTATGGGAAATATACAAATTAGATGTTGTAGAAATCCCTACAAACAGACCTATTCAAAGAGATGATAAAGAAGATTTAATCTACAAAACTGCTCGTGAAAAATACAATGCAGTTATAGAAGATATCGTAAAACTAGTTGAACAAAATAGACCTGTTTTAGTAGGTACAACTTCTGTAGAAATATCCGAATTATTAGGTAGAATGTTACAAATGCGTAAAATTCCACATAATATTTTAAATGCAAAACTACATAAAAGAGAGGCAGATGTTGTTGCTCAAGCAGGTAAACCAGGTATCGTAACCATTGCAACAAACATGGCAGGTCGTGGTACAGATATTAAATTATCTGATGAAGTAAAAAAATCTGGTGGTTTAGCAATTATCGGAACAGAACGTCATGATTCTAGACGTGTAGACAGACAATTACGTGGACGTGCAGGAAGACAGGGTGATGTTGGGTCAACTCAATTTTACGTTGCACTAGATGACAATTTAATGCGTCTTTTTGGTTCTGATAGAATTGCCAAAATGATGGACAGAATGGGATTAAAAGAAGGTGAAGTAATTCAGCATTCTATGATTACCAAGTCTATAGAAAGAGCACAAAAGAAAGTAGAAGAAAATAACTTTGGTATTCGTAAACGTTTACTTGAGTATGATGATATTATGAACGCTCAACGTGAGTTTGTTTATAAAAGAAGACGTCATGCATTAGATGGTAAACATTTGCAGGTAGATATTGCAAACATGATTTATGACACTTGTGAATCTATTACTCGTACAAATAAAGCTGCCAAGAATTTCCATAATTTCGAATTTGAATTGATTAAATTTTCATCAATGACTTCTCCTTTTACAGAAGCAGAATTTGATAAACTTTCAGAAAAAGAAATTACAGACAAATTATATGATCTTGTTACCGAACATTACAAAAACAAAATTGAAAGAAATGCCGTTTTAGCTTTTCCTGTAATTAAAGATGTTTTTGAAAATGAAGGTGATAGATATGAGCGAATTGTAGTTCCTTTTACAGACGGTACTAAATCTTTACAGGTTGTAACCAACTTAAAAGAAGCTTATGAAAGTGAAGGAAAAAGTTTAATTACAGATTTCGAGAAAAACATTACACTAGCAATTATAGATGAAAACTGGAAAGATCATTTACGTAAAATGGATGATTTAAAACAATCTGTTCAAAATGCGTCTTATGAACAAAAAGATCCTTTATTAATCTATAAGTTTGAAGCTTTTGAATTATTTAAAACTACCGTTGATCAAATAAATAGAGAAGTATTATCTTTCTTATTTAAAGGAGAGCTTCCAAGTCAAGATGCGAATCAAATTTCTGAAGCACGTCAACAAAAAAGAGAAAGTTTAAATACATCTAAAGCAGATGTTCAAAACTCTACAGAACAAGCTATTCAGAGTTCTCGTCAGAAACCATCTGAACCTGTTGAAACCATAGTACGTGAGCAACCAAAAGTTGGTAGAAACGAACGTGTTACTATTAAAAACGTAATGAGTGGTCAAGAAAAAGAAGTTAAATTTAAACAAGCAATTCCTTTAATAGAAAAAGGAGAATGGGTTGTAGTTAATAAATAA